CCAGCACCTGTGGCCATTTGCAATGCACCTGCTACAACTCCAATGCCTTTACGGCCAATCTCCAGTGACTGATCCAGCAGGCTTTGCTGCTCGGCTTTTATCGCCACGAGCCCCTGTGCAACCGTCTTTTTTCCCTGCTCCACATCGCGAACGATACTGCGCGCGTAATACGCAACTTCCCGATTGAATATTGACCGTGTCATACCATCCTGCAGATGGCGCGCGCTGATGGTGCACGCTTGGCTGGTGAGTCTTCCTGCAGCTTGGCTGACTTCCCATAAGTCTTGAAACGTTGGGGCCTGGTTTTTGCTTTTCGATGTCATCGCCCGGCTTCCCATGAGCCGTAACCACTGGTGCCCGCGAGATGATGGGTCCAGATGATCTCTCGATAACGAAGGGCCAGGTGTTCCTGCGCTTCTACATCGGTTAACAGGACAGCGTGCGGAACCTCGACCGTCAGGTTGGCGATGATGCAGCCCCTGATATCGACGGTGTAGTACTTCTCGCGCTGACCCGACGGCGACGTGCGATAAAAGTTAATTACGCAGTCCAGTTCTTCTCTGTTCGATAAAGCCACGGCTAATAAAGGCGATGATTTATCAATGTTTTTGTGATGACCACCGGACCGTGGGTGGATGCCCTGACGTTGCCCGTATTGAGCATGTTGTGGTTATAGGACATCACCATGATTTCGTCTTTATGACCCTCCTGGCACTTATTGCCGATAGAGTCCTGGGTCGAACAGCCCGCCGAAATCAGGCCTTGGGATTGTCCTTTGATGGACATGTAGCCGTGGTATGCCATGGGGTAAACACTCTGAGTTGTCTGCCCCGAACATACGGAAAAAATGAAATAGGAAATATCGGACGCTTCGCTTTTTATAGTGCGAGTTGGATGTAGGAATATTCGAAGTTTGCAGCTGGAAGTACGCAGGGCGCGCAGCTATCAACAGTTGTGTGGATTCGCCTTTTCTACCGCGCGGCGCACGTAATCCACCCACTCATATTCAAGGCCTTGGTGTTCCCTGACGCCATGACGGCAAACCTCGCTGAACTCACTCTCGAAGCTGGGGAATTTGGCCTCACCTTCATGATCATCATTGAAGAGGGTGAGGTACAGCCTGTCCACCTGGTCTATCACCTGGTCATAAAGCTCCGGCCCGCCGCCGATATGAATCTCTTCGGGCGCAAACGCCGCTGCGCATTCCAGGGCCGATGCCAAGGATCGGCAGATAATCGCGTGTTCGTGCCGATACGCAGGATTGCGCGACAGCACGATATTGGGCCGATCCACAAGCGGTCGCCCGCTAAGCGCAATCACCGACTCAAAGGTCTTGCGCCCCATGATCACCGGCTTGCCGATGGTCTTGGCAGCGAAGCGGCGCATGTCATCGGGGACATTGCGCAATAGCCCGCCGGCTTTGCCGATGGAGCGGTTGTGGCGGCCCATGCCGGCCACCAGTGCGAGGGGAATGCCCATCATGACGTCACTGCTTTCGCAATGGCATAGCGGCTCTGCACAAAACCGTTGTCCGACGCGTAGGTGCCGAGATGGCGAAGTTCATGCGCGCTGCCCACCTGGCTGAACAACGAAATCCCTTCGCCCAGCAACACCGGAATACGCGTGATGATCAACTCGTTGATCAACCCCGCTTCAAGAAACGCCTGGACCGTCTGCCCGCCGTCGATATACAGATGTTTCATGCCGCGCTCGGCCAACAGCTCGACCAGGGCGCTGACATCCGCCTCAAGTACTTCGACCTTGCCTTGCAAATGCGCGGGAATCTCCAGCGGTTGGTGAGACAACGCTATGACGGGCAAGCCTTCATACGGCCACTCAGGAAACGACAGGACTTTCTCCAGGGTCTTGCGCCCCATGACCAACGTGTCGACGGTGGCGATAAAGCTTTCATACGTCACGCCGTTCAAGGCTGCAGTTTCGTATTCCGGGCGGTGTAGCCATTCGATGTCACCGTCTGGTCGTGCAATGAAACCGTCAACGCTGGCTGCGATAAATACGGAACATTTGATATCCATGGCGGGCTGAAACTCCTTTTGTTTTGACGTGTGCCGAATCCTAGCTTTAGATGATCGCCACGAGCAAACCCACTACTGAAATGGCAGTGATTAAAATGGATTGTATTTTCTGCAACATTGTCCGCAAAACCTCCCCAGCCCACATCCTCTGGGAAGACGACCAGCACATGGCCTTCCTCTCGATCTTCCCCAATACCCCCGGTTTCAGCGTGGTGATCCCCAAGCAGCATTACGGCAGTTACGCGTTTGCGCAGTCGGATGAGGTGCTGGCGGCGCTGGCGGTGGCGGCGAAGAAGACGGCCTTGCAAATCGACAGGGCGTTTCCTGATGTGGCGCGTACAGGGTTGATCATGGAGGGGTATGGCGTGGATCACCTGCATGCGAAGTTGTTTCCCATGCATGGGACGGGCTCGGACAGTACGTTCAAGCCGCTGAGTTCGAAGGTGGACAAGTTTTTTGAGGCGTATGAAGGCTATGTATCGTCCCACGATCATGTGCGGGCGGATGATGCCGAGTTGGCAGAGTTGGCGGCCAAAATCCGATCTTTCGCCTAGCGCAAAGCTGGGAGCGGGCTTGCTCGCGAATACGGTGTGTCAGTCAAAGATATATTCACTGATACACCGCATTCGCGAGCAAGCCCGCTCCCACATTTTGAACTGTGTTTGCCTGAGAAATCAGCGACGGCTGCTGACCTCGGCGGGCACATCATCACCCGCCATGCGCTTGCGGAACAACGCCGTACGCGCCAACAGCAACGTGGTCACCGGCACGGTGATCGACAACAAAATTGGAATCAACCAGCCGTGCAACACCGGCCCGGACTTGAGCACCGAGAAATACACAATCGACGCCAACGCCACGCACCAAGCCCCCAACGTCGAGGCCAGTGCCGGCGGGTGCATGCGCTGGAAGAAGTCTTTCATGCGCAGCAACCCAATCGCGCCAATCAACGCAAACACGCTGCTCAGCACCAACAGCACCGCCACGATCACTTCCACCCATAACGGCATCATTCAATCACCTCGCCACGCAGCAGGAATTTCGCCAGGGCAAACGAGCCCACAAAACCGAACAGCGCAATCAGCAGCGCCGCTTCAAAGTAGGTGTCACTGGCATAACGAATACCCAGCACCAGCATCATCAGCATCGCCAAGATGTACAGGTAGTCCAGCGCCAGTACGCGGTCCTGGGCCGACGGGCCTTTGAACAGGCGCACCAGGGTCAACACCATGGCCAGGGAGAACAGGAACAGGCTGAACAGGATCGCATTGGAGAGCAGGGCGCTCATTCGAAGATCTCCATCAAGGGCCGCTCGTAGGTGGTCTTGAAGTGCTCGATAAACGGCGCTTCATCCTCCAGGTCGAACACGTGCAATAGCAAAATGCTGCGGTCCAACGCCAGTTCCGACCAGATGGTGCCGGGCACCACGGTAGTAATCATCGACAGGGCGGCAAGGCCGTTGGCGTCGCGCAGGTCCAGGGGGATCTTGATAAAGCGCGAGCGGGCGGGCGTGAGCCGCAGGTCAGCACGCCCCAGGCCACTTGCAGGTTGGAGACGATCACGTCGCGGCCCACCAGGAAAAACAGGCGAATGATCACCCCAGGACGGCGGATGCGGATCGGCAACGGGCGCAGCGGCGCCATCAGCAGCGGCGCCAGAAAGCCCAGCAGCGCGCCCAGCAACAGGTTGCCGGGGCTTACCGACAGGTTCAGCACCAGCCATAACAACCACAACGCCAACGACAACCACGGGGCAGGGAACAGGCGTTTCATGGTTGCACCTCCAGCGCGGCGGCCTTGGCTTCAGGGCTAGGCACGGGACGCGTGGCCATCACCGCCATCACGTAGTGTTCCGGGTTGTTCAGGCTGACGGCGGTGTCCTGGGTGTAGCGCATCAGCGGTTCGGCCTTGAAGGTCAGCAAGATGCTCAGGCCCAGCAGGAAGAAAATCGGCACACACTCGTAGCGGCGCAGCAGTGGCGAAGGGCGCTCTTCCGGGGTCCAGAAGCGTTGGATGCCGAGGCGGGCGAAGGCGATCAACGACGCGAGGCCAGAGAGAATCAGCAGCGCCACCAGGCCCCACGCAGCAGGGCGGATCGGTGCGTCAACGCTGACTCCAAGGCCCAACGGATTGACCAGCGCACTCAACAAGCTGAGCTTGCCGATAAACCCGGACAGCGGCGGCATGCCGATGATCAGCAGGGCGCAGGCAATGAAGCTCAAGCCCAGGAATGCCATGGTCCAGGGAATCACCTGGCCTACCACCGCCTGTTGCTCATCGTCGAGGTTCACGCCAGGACGCGGATGCAGGGATTCCATGGCTTTAGGCAGCGCATCGATTTCTTCGTCCAGCGGCAGGTCGTTCGCCGAACGTGAACGCTCGATCAGTTCAGCCAGCAGGAATAGCGCGCTCAACGCCAGGGTTGAGCTGACCAGATAGAACAGTGCACCAGCGGTCAGGCTGGGTTGGGCGAAGCCGACGGCCGACAGCAAAATCCCCGCCGACACCAAAATGCTCAAGCTGGCCATACGCTCCAGTCGCTGCGCCGCCACCATCGCCAACCCGGCGCAGATGATCGTCGCCATGCCGCCATACACCAGCCAGTCGCCGCCAAACAGTGCCGACGCACCGGCCTGGCCCGAGAACAGCAAGGTCCACAGGCGCAGCACGGTGTACACGCCGACCTTGGTCATGATCGCAAACATCGCCGCCACCGGCGCACTGGCCGAGGAGTAGGCGGGAGCCAGCCAGAAGTTCAGCGGCCACATGCCGGCCTTGGCCAGGAACGCCGTGGCAAGAATCGCCGCACCAGCATGCAACAGGCCGCGATCGGCTTCCGGCACCAACGGAATTTTCAATGCCAGGTCAGCAAAGTTCAGGGTGCCGGTGACGCCGTAGATCATGGCCGCGCCAATCAGGAACAGCGACGACGCCAACAGGTTGATCGCAATGTAGTGCAACCCCGCCGACACCCGTGCGCGGCCCGAGCCGTGCAGCATCAAGCCATACGACGCTGCCAGCAGCACCTCGAAGAACACGAACAGGTTGAACAGGTCGGCGGTGAGGAACGCGCCGTACAGGCCCATCATCTGCACTTGGAACAACGCATGGAAACTGGTGCCCGCGCGGTCCCAGCGGGCCATGGCGAACAGCAGCGCGCTCACGCCGATGATGCCGGTGAGCACCAGCATCAGCGCCGACAGTTGGTCCACCACCAGCACAATGCCGAACGGCACCTGCCAGTTGCCCGGCAGGTACACGCCAATCGAACCGGGGCCGCCTTTTTGCGTCCAGTACAGCAGCAGCACCGCGATGCCCAGGCCGATCAGGCTGGAGACCAGGTTGATCTTGGCCTTCAAC
The Pseudomonas poae DNA segment above includes these coding regions:
- a CDS encoding HIT family protein, which translates into the protein MDCIFCNIVRKTSPAHILWEDDQHMAFLSIFPNTPGFSVVIPKQHYGSYAFAQSDEVLAALAVAAKKTALQIDRAFPDVARTGLIMEGYGVDHLHAKLFPMHGTGSDSTFKPLSSKVDKFFEAYEGYVSSHDHVRADDAELAELAAKIRSFA
- a CDS encoding K+/H+ antiporter subunit F, encoding MSALLSNAILFSLFLFSLAMVLTLVRLFKGPSAQDRVLALDYLYILAMLMMLVLGIRYASDTYFEAALLIALFGFVGSFALAKFLLRGEVIE
- a CDS encoding monovalent cation/H+ antiporter subunit D yields the protein MTWMNQLIVAPILLPLLTAALMLMLGEKRRPLKAKINLVSSLIGLGIAVLLLYWTQKGGPGSIGVYLPGNWQVPFGIVLVVDQLSALMLVLTGIIGVSALLFAMARWDRAGTSFHALFQVQMMGLYGAFLTADLFNLFVFFEVLLAASYGLMLHGSGRARVSAGLHYIAINLLASSLFLIGAAMIYGVTGTLNFADLALKIPLVPEADRGLLHAGAAILATAFLAKAGMWPLNFWLAPAYSSASAPVAAMFAIMTKVGVYTVLRLWTLLFSGQAGASALFGGDWLVYGGMATIICAGLAMVAAQRLERMASLSILVSAGILLSAVGFAQPSLTAGALFYLVSSTLALSALFLLAELIERSRSANDLPLDEEIDALPKAMESLHPRPGVNLDDEQQAVVGQVIPWTMAFLGLSFIACALLIIGMPPLSGFIGKLSLLSALVNPLGLGVSVDAPIRPAAWGLVALLILSGLASLIAFARLGIQRFWTPEERPSPLLRRYECVPIFFLLGLSILLTFKAEPLMRYTQDTAVSLNNPEHYVMAVMATRPVPSPEAKAAALEVQP
- a CDS encoding Na+/H+ antiporter subunit G — protein: MMPLWVEVIVAVLLVLSSVFALIGAIGLLRMKDFFQRMHPPALASTLGAWCVALASIVYFSVLKSGPVLHGWLIPILLSITVPVTTLLLARTALFRKRMAGDDVPAEVSSRR
- a CDS encoding dihydrofolate reductase, producing MDIKCSVFIAASVDGFIARPDGDIEWLHRPEYETAALNGVTYESFIATVDTLVMGRKTLEKVLSFPEWPYEGLPVIALSHQPLEIPAHLQGKVEVLEADVSALVELLAERGMKHLYIDGGQTVQAFLEAGLINELIITRIPVLLGEGISLFSQVGSAHELRHLGTYASDNGFVQSRYAIAKAVTS